A single genomic interval of Bacillus smithii harbors:
- a CDS encoding glycosyltransferase family 2 protein: protein MQPNLSRTEPKSERFYISVKRKFWISHAVSIGWMFFSIYLSLPWLKDLSSILSFPLALLVIGGIAYIPGYMNAFLVISLLLDRQPAFKNEFPSDPVTLLIAAYNEEKTIYNTLRYVAAQDYGGKMSIIVVNNHSTDHTDQEILRAKQEFDLDMTILHEEKPGKFHALNKGLRYVTTPYVITLDADTLLHPSAVRYLVARIKSSPLDVCAVAGSVLVRNSRETIWTKIQEWDYFLSIASIKRLQGLYQGTLVAQGAFSLFKTDCIREVQGWPDAIGEDIVLTWRLLRNDWNVYYEPLAVAFTDVPTTFSRFAKQRSRWARGMIEGLSEVKPWRQPKLYWKYLTGINFVMPYLDVVYTFCWIPGFILAFLGVYWIAGPMTLTVLPLSIASYALLYHYQKHYVFRNLHLKVRKNKLGFVLFLLCYQMVMSPVSVMGYLQEFFKWKRVWK, encoded by the coding sequence ATGCAACCGAATTTATCCCGTACCGAACCAAAATCGGAGCGATTCTATATTAGTGTAAAAAGGAAGTTTTGGATAAGCCATGCTGTTTCCATTGGATGGATGTTTTTTTCTATTTATCTTTCTCTCCCTTGGTTGAAAGATCTTTCTTCCATTCTTTCTTTTCCTTTGGCACTCCTCGTGATTGGCGGAATTGCTTATATTCCCGGTTACATGAATGCTTTTTTGGTCATAAGTTTATTGCTTGATAGACAACCAGCTTTTAAGAATGAATTTCCTTCTGATCCAGTGACTTTGCTTATCGCAGCTTATAATGAAGAAAAAACCATTTATAACACGCTGCGATACGTGGCCGCTCAGGACTATGGTGGAAAAATGAGCATAATCGTTGTTAATAACCATTCAACAGATCACACGGATCAAGAAATTTTGCGAGCAAAACAAGAATTCGATTTGGACATGACCATTTTACACGAAGAAAAGCCGGGAAAGTTTCATGCCTTGAATAAGGGATTACGGTATGTGACGACACCTTATGTGATCACTTTAGATGCCGATACATTGCTTCATCCATCTGCTGTTCGCTATTTAGTTGCCAGAATCAAAAGCAGTCCTCTGGATGTCTGTGCGGTCGCTGGTTCGGTGCTTGTTCGAAACAGCCGCGAAACGATTTGGACGAAAATACAAGAGTGGGATTACTTTCTGAGTATTGCTTCAATTAAAAGATTACAAGGATTATATCAAGGTACATTGGTCGCGCAAGGTGCTTTTAGTTTATTCAAGACTGACTGTATACGCGAAGTACAAGGATGGCCGGATGCTATTGGAGAAGACATAGTTTTAACGTGGAGACTTTTACGTAATGATTGGAATGTGTATTATGAACCTCTGGCTGTTGCCTTTACAGATGTCCCCACTACCTTTAGCCGCTTTGCGAAACAACGTTCTAGATGGGCAAGAGGAATGATTGAAGGATTAAGTGAAGTCAAACCATGGAGACAGCCGAAATTATATTGGAAGTACTTAACCGGAATTAACTTCGTGATGCCTTATCTGGATGTTGTTTACACTTTTTGTTGGATTCCGGGATTCATATTGGCCTTTTTGGGCGTTTACTGGATTGCAGGCCCCATGACGCTAACGGTTTTGCCTTTAAGCATCGCTAGTTATGCCTTGCTTTATCACTATCAAAAACATTACGTATTTCGAAATCTTCATCTAAAGGTAAGAAAAAATAAATTAGGCTTTGTTTTATTTCTTCTTTGTTATCAAATGGTGATGTCGCCGGTTTCTGTGATGGGTTACTTGCAAGAGTTTTTCAAATGGAAACGTGTTTGGAAGTAA
- a CDS encoding ISLre2 family transposase, whose amino-acid sequence MNIQQHLTTNSLTWKEIELDLFRALQNAFTELFTALLEDIDRQLAETRDKRRYHLKDKRRTTIQTLFGEVTFERNYYLDREQNRYTFLLDSFLAFDGSQSISPCLEETAMGLAVECSSYRKAAHTLAQMVGYPVMSHETIRQLVLEAEVPLHCPVDQRYGRVLFVEADGLFVSLQGKGKRAKEDKILTVHEGWKRNGSRIEFVNQRHYVHEGKGEVWEGFEEFLMNEYAYDPCRDLLVINGDGAPWITACREYFKGRVCFQLDRFHVARELRQCLSGHPRWQAIRQKLAKQDEEKLLVELNSALGTLGDEAKEQQLAALIHRIESMPGCIRDYREWLKEQGVDTTGMYPMGRAESVMSQLAYRVKYRRSWTDKGLRAFFKAMIARMDGIRLFGHRLGEESSHPAEETASTKQTIVNKAKQRIRRLLPEVTRNNVPYLQQSSGTPIYHALSEFKGW is encoded by the coding sequence ATGAATATTCAACAACATCTTACCACAAATTCGTTGACATGGAAAGAGATCGAACTTGATTTGTTTCGAGCCTTGCAAAACGCCTTCACCGAGCTGTTTACGGCTCTGTTGGAGGACATCGACCGACAATTGGCGGAAACCCGGGACAAGCGCCGGTACCACTTGAAAGACAAACGACGCACCACGATTCAAACCTTGTTTGGCGAAGTTACCTTTGAGCGAAACTACTATTTAGACCGAGAACAAAACCGTTACACGTTTTTGCTTGATTCCTTTTTAGCGTTTGATGGATCGCAGTCAATCAGCCCTTGTCTAGAAGAAACGGCGATGGGATTGGCTGTGGAGTGCTCTTCCTATCGCAAAGCGGCTCATACGCTTGCCCAGATGGTCGGGTATCCGGTGATGAGCCATGAGACGATCCGCCAGTTGGTGCTCGAGGCTGAAGTTCCGCTGCACTGCCCGGTTGACCAGCGATATGGACGGGTGCTGTTTGTGGAGGCCGATGGACTGTTTGTCTCTCTCCAAGGGAAGGGAAAACGGGCCAAGGAAGACAAAATCCTGACCGTTCACGAAGGATGGAAGCGCAACGGCTCACGGATCGAATTCGTGAATCAGCGCCATTACGTCCATGAAGGCAAGGGGGAGGTGTGGGAAGGCTTCGAGGAATTTTTGATGAACGAATATGCCTATGATCCGTGTCGGGATCTTCTTGTCATCAACGGGGACGGCGCTCCATGGATTACCGCGTGCCGGGAGTATTTCAAAGGACGGGTCTGCTTCCAATTGGATCGATTCCACGTGGCGCGTGAGTTGCGCCAATGCCTCTCGGGCCATCCACGGTGGCAGGCGATTCGGCAAAAGCTGGCGAAGCAGGATGAAGAGAAGCTGCTTGTGGAACTGAACAGCGCCCTCGGCACGCTGGGGGACGAAGCGAAAGAACAACAGCTGGCTGCCTTGATCCACCGGATCGAATCGATGCCGGGATGCATCCGTGATTACCGGGAATGGCTGAAGGAGCAAGGAGTGGACACAACGGGCATGTATCCGATGGGGAGGGCTGAAAGCGTGATGAGCCAGCTGGCGTATCGGGTGAAATACCGCCGCAGTTGGACAGACAAGGGACTCAGGGCGTTTTTCAAGGCAATGATTGCCCGGATGGATGGGATTCGTCTTTTCGGACATCGTTTAGGAGAAGAATCGTCGCATCCGGCGGAGGAAACGGCATCTACCAAACAGACGATCGTGAACAAGGCGAAACAACGCATCCGCCGTCTTCTTCCAGAGGTAACGCGGAATAACGTGCCATATTTACAGCAATCGTCCGGGACTCCGATCTATCATGCCCTGTCTGAATTCAAGGGATGGTAA
- a CDS encoding acyl-CoA thioesterase: protein MYIAVKEIELSYADTDMMGVIYHANYIKWLELGREKLIKDVGFDYLDMEKAGYYAPVYNLNITYRKSLKLGDKVFVKTWVEKNQGLKTEYGFQIVNGDGEVCAEGSTTHIVVRKDEKGEFKPVQFKKAFPDWFQKYEEIKKK from the coding sequence ATGTATATAGCGGTAAAAGAAATTGAACTATCCTATGCTGACACGGATATGATGGGCGTCATCTATCATGCGAACTATATTAAATGGCTTGAATTGGGAAGGGAAAAGCTCATAAAGGATGTCGGCTTTGACTATTTGGACATGGAAAAAGCGGGGTATTATGCTCCGGTATACAATCTGAATATTACTTATAGAAAATCATTAAAGCTCGGAGATAAAGTGTTTGTTAAGACGTGGGTTGAAAAAAATCAAGGCTTAAAGACAGAATACGGTTTTCAAATCGTAAACGGAGATGGGGAAGTATGTGCGGAAGGAAGTACGACGCACATCGTGGTTCGCAAAGATGAAAAAGGCGAATTCAAGCCTGTTCAATTTAAAAAAGCATTTCCTGATTGGTTTCAAAAATATGAAGAAATAAAGAAAAAATAA